The DNA region AGCGCGCCCCGGGCGAGGAGACGGTGGACGGCGCCACGCTCGTCGCGACGCGGAGTCTGGTCTTCGACGACGAGGAGAGCGCGCGCGAGGAGGAGGACGCGGAGGTCGGACTGCCGACCCACAAGGGGTGGGTGTACGCCGCCTGCGCCGCCGTCGCGATCCTCGCGGTCGTCGTCGGGCTGATCGACAAGAACTGGGGGCGGGGCATCGCGACGCTGCTCCTCGGCGAGGCCGGCGTCGGCGTCACCTACGTCGCTCTGGTCGGACTGAGCGGGCTGTGGTGGGAGTGGTACCTGCCCCGTTACGGCATCACCGTGGACGGGCAGCAGGTCTTCCGGGACGGCGGCACGACCAACGCCTTCACGGCCACCGACGGCGTGACCCGCCACATCCACGGCGAGAACAAGGGCAGGCCCGTCCGGATCGCCTACCATCCGCGGAACCCCAGGAACGCGACCGTCTGCACCGGGTGGCGCGAGAAGGCGGGCACGCTGGCCCTGTTCCTCGTGATCGCCGCCGTGGCGGGGCTCTTCGGCTACGGCACGTTCCTCCTGGCCCTGCCCGCCTTCGGCGGCTGACCGTCCCGTAAGCTCGGCACCCCCCGACCTCGTCTCCACTTATGGAAGTCATAAGTCCGCCTTATGGGGTCATAGACAGGGGTCAGGTACCGCGCAGCTCAGCGCATTATTTAGGGTGGCCTAAGTGCGGCGATCCCTCGCCGCGCGTCGCTTGCGAAGGGAATCCAGTCATGCCCCGCCCCCTCCGGGTCGCGATCGTCGGCGCCGGCCCCGCCGGGATCTACGCCGCTGACGCGCTGCTGAAGTCCGAGGCCGCCGCCGAGCCGGGTGTGTCCATCGACCTCTTCGAGCGGATGCCCGCGCCCTTCGGCCTCATCCGCTACGGCGTCGCGCCCGACCACCCGCGCATCAAGGGCATCGTCACCGCCCTGCACCAGGTGCTCGACAAGCCGCAGGTCCGCCTCTTCGGCAACGTGAACTACGGCACCGACCTCCACCTCGACGACCTGCGGTCGTTCTACGACGCCGTGGTCTTCTCCACCGGCGCCATGTTCGACCGCGAGCTGCGCATCCCCGGTGTCGAGCTCGACGGCTCCCTCGGTGCCGCCGACTTCGCCTCCTGGTACGACGGGCACCCGGACGTCCCGCGCACCTGGGACCTGTCGGCCGAGAAGGTCGCCGTGCTCGGCGTCGGCAACGTCGCCCTCGACATCGCCCGGATCCTCGCGAAGACGGCCGACGAGCTGCTGCCGACCGAGATCCCGGCCAACGTGTACGAGGGCCTCAAGGCCAACAAGGCCCTGGAGGTCCACGTCTTCGGGCGCCGCGGCCCGGCGCAGGCCAAGTTCAGCCCCATGGAGCTGCGCGAGCTGGACCACTCCCCCAACATCGAGGTCATCGTCAACCCCGAGGACATCGACTACGACGAGGGCTCCATCGCCGAGCGGCGCAAGAACAAGCAGACCGACATGGTCGCCAAGACCCTGGAGAACTGGGCGATCCGCGACGTCGGCGACCGCCCGCACAAGCTCTTCCTGCACTTCTTCGAGTCGCCCGTCGAGATCCTCGGCGAGGACGGCAAGGTCGTCGGCCTGCGCACCGAGCGCACCGAGCTCGACGGCACCGGCAACGTCAAGGGCACCGGCCAGACCACCGACTGGGACGTCCAGGCCGTCTACCGCGCCGTCGGCTACCTCTCCGACGAGCTGCCCAAGCTCCCCTGGGACACCGTCACCGGCACCGTCCCGGACGAGGGCGGCCGGGTCATCGAGGAGGGCGGCGCGCACCTCGCCTCCACCTACGTCACCGGCTGGATCCGCCGCGGCCCGGTCGGCCTCATCGGCCACACCAAGGGCGACGCCAACGAGACGGTGGCCAACCTGCTCGACGACCACGCCAACGGCCGGCTGCTCACCCCCGCCTCCCCGGAGGAGGACGCCGTCGTGTCCTTCCTGGAGGGCAAGGGCGTCACGTACACGACGTGGGAGGGCTGGTACAAGCTCGACGCCGCCGAGAAGGCGCTCGGCGAGCCCCAGGGCCGCGAGCGCGTGAAGATCGTCGAGCGCGAGGACATGCTCCGCGCCAGCGGTGTCGACCTCGGCTGAACGACTAAGTAGCTGATCGGCTGATCAAGCCTTGACTCCTTCCCGGTCCTATCCTTGATGGGGCCGGGAAGGAGCCGTTTCATGGCCGTCGCCGAGCACAGCGCCACACGCGACGCCGTCCGCCGCGAGGACTGGCCCACCGCCTACCGCCTCCTGCACGCCGCCGACCGGCGCCCCGGCGGGCGGCCCCTCGGGCCCGACGGGCTCACCGCGCTCGCCGACGCCGCCTGGTGGTCCGGGCGTCTGGACGAGGCCGTCGCCGCCCGGTTGCGGGCCCATGCCGCGTACGTCGCCGCCGGCGACCCGCGCGGCGCCGGGCTGACCGCGTGGTGGCTGTCCGACGCGTACCAGCGGCTCGGGCGCCCGGCCGCCGCCGCAGGCTGGCTGCGGCGGGCCCACCACGACCTGGACGGGCGGCCCGACTGCCCCGAGCAGGGCCTGCTCGCCTGGACCGACACGGCACGGGCCGAGGAGCACCACGACCCGGTCGCCGCGCTCGCCGCCGTACGCCGGACCGCCCGGCTCGCCGCCCGGGCCGGCAGCGCCGATCTGCTCGCCCTGGCCCGGCAGGCCGAGGCCTCCCTGCTGCTCGCCCACGGCCGGCGCGCCGAGGGCTTCGCGCTCCTCGACGCCGCCGTGGCCGCCGCGACCGCCGGCGCCCTGAGCGCCGCCGTCACCGGCCGGATCCACTCCCTCGCCGCCGGGCAGGCCCTGCGGGCCGGCGATCTGCGCCGCGCGACCGCCTGGGCGGACGCCGCCATGGCCTGGTGCGCCCGGCAGAGCCCGGGGCCGCACCCGCACGCCCACCCGCATCCCTTCCGGCCGCTCTGCCGGGTCCACCACATCGCGGTCCTCGACCTCCACGGCACCTGGACGCGGGCCGAGGAGGCCGTGCGGCTCGTGGTGCGGGAGGCGGGGCCCGACGCGCGGGACGCGGTGGCGGAGGCCACGTACATCCTCGGCGAGATCCAGCGGCGGCAGGGGCGTACGGCGGACGCGGAACGCTCGTACGCGCGCGCCTACGGGCTCGGCCGGGTGCCGCAGCCCGGGCTCGCGCTGCTCCGGCTCGGGCAGGGGCGCGGGGACGCGGCGCTCGCGGGGCTGCGGCTCGCCCTTGACTGCCAGCCGGACCCCGAGCACGACCGGCTCGGCCGGGCCCGGCTGCTCGCCGCGCTCGCCGAGACCGCCCTCGCGCTCGACGAGCCCGCCACGGCCACCCGGGCCGTACGGGACCTGGAAACGCTCGCCGCGCCCGACGCGCCGCTGCTCACCGCCCTGGCCGCCGGCGCGCGCGGCGCCCTGACGCGCGATCCCGCCCCGCTGCGGCGGGCCCTCGCGCTCTGGCGGGAACTGCGCGTGCCGTACGAGGCCGGCCGGATCCGCGCCCTCCTGGCGACCCGCGTCTGAGAACGCTCAGGAGACCTTGCGGGCGGTCTCCAACAGCCGGGCCGTGTCGTCGGCACGCAGCGCCAGCGCGTTGCCGACCGTCGTGAGGACCTCCTGCTCGGCCGGCGTGTAGGGGCCGTCGGCGAGGGCGATACGGGCGCCCTGCAGCAGGATCGATTCGCGGCCCGCTGCGGCGAGGTGCGGGGAGAGCGGTTCCAGGGCCTCGTGGAGCTCGATGGCGAGGGCCGCGCCCCCGCTGCTCACATCGGGCAGGAATCGGCCGGTGTCGGCGGCCAGCGCCTCGACCAGCTCGACAAGCTGGAGGGAGGT from Streptomyces fradiae includes:
- a CDS encoding FAD-dependent oxidoreductase, which encodes MPRPLRVAIVGAGPAGIYAADALLKSEAAAEPGVSIDLFERMPAPFGLIRYGVAPDHPRIKGIVTALHQVLDKPQVRLFGNVNYGTDLHLDDLRSFYDAVVFSTGAMFDRELRIPGVELDGSLGAADFASWYDGHPDVPRTWDLSAEKVAVLGVGNVALDIARILAKTADELLPTEIPANVYEGLKANKALEVHVFGRRGPAQAKFSPMELRELDHSPNIEVIVNPEDIDYDEGSIAERRKNKQTDMVAKTLENWAIRDVGDRPHKLFLHFFESPVEILGEDGKVVGLRTERTELDGTGNVKGTGQTTDWDVQAVYRAVGYLSDELPKLPWDTVTGTVPDEGGRVIEEGGAHLASTYVTGWIRRGPVGLIGHTKGDANETVANLLDDHANGRLLTPASPEEDAVVSFLEGKGVTYTTWEGWYKLDAAEKALGEPQGRERVKIVEREDMLRASGVDLG
- a CDS encoding LuxR family transcriptional regulator, yielding MAVAEHSATRDAVRREDWPTAYRLLHAADRRPGGRPLGPDGLTALADAAWWSGRLDEAVAARLRAHAAYVAAGDPRGAGLTAWWLSDAYQRLGRPAAAAGWLRRAHHDLDGRPDCPEQGLLAWTDTARAEEHHDPVAALAAVRRTARLAARAGSADLLALARQAEASLLLAHGRRAEGFALLDAAVAAATAGALSAAVTGRIHSLAAGQALRAGDLRRATAWADAAMAWCARQSPGPHPHAHPHPFRPLCRVHHIAVLDLHGTWTRAEEAVRLVVREAGPDARDAVAEATYILGEIQRRQGRTADAERSYARAYGLGRVPQPGLALLRLGQGRGDAALAGLRLALDCQPDPEHDRLGRARLLAALAETALALDEPATATRAVRDLETLAAPDAPLLTALAAGARGALTRDPAPLRRALALWRELRVPYEAGRIRALLATRV